One window of the Zea mays cultivar B73 chromosome 3, Zm-B73-REFERENCE-NAM-5.0, whole genome shotgun sequence genome contains the following:
- the LOC100382233 gene encoding putative domain of unknown function (DUF827) family, with protein sequence MDEVPGRSSSVRATRSIFGESIGGRKPEMNRARNVLGQENLRPEMKQLAKSSIDKLSERKTAVDRERAGAESELSRARAMAKELERQIEQAKARASSKRSEPHTMRPATRASKTGHGAPRSQGERRDAAEYAEVSRELNRARQELLRLRLEVKSAAEAKAKAESDIVSSAINIQSNLLAADEMKRLVDEANEEHVLVELARIEAERERREIDAQRCAEAERFAREMEATRAKIEALRKDLSRAREMEAKLAVTNADVEVLQAEMELVRAMERNSVKNDGTADVEAEDKALLRTAEAELDAAKKELDSIKAGSFQFMTSMDSARTEIMRVSEEVNRLKAQEKKADAQVQQLNAKLLKARARLEALTETSERSKAIVSNMTSALQQLQDEKKAAMKEEELNELEQRCVRAETENANAEIAATEARMQQSVKELEAAKTAEAAAMKKLKAAVEGTMQARASRRSGTITISRFEYEYLSGRAALVRVVADKKVSAAQAWVQALKAGEKELAARAEATERVTAELRAREAEAAAEAESAAGEQKALEQELYDLNAVAERDGLLCAYPRRRSTRVSATMRRTRARRSSVSSSAGIRNPRTPSFTIKRKKKVMPSLFKLIKQRKDERAS encoded by the exons ATGGATGAGGTCCCCGGAAGGAGCAGCTCCGTGAGAGCTACAAGGAGCATCTTTGGCGAAAGCATCGGTGGGAGGAAGCCGGAGATGAACAGGGCAAGGAATGTTTTAGGACAAGAG AATCTGCGGCCAGAGATGAAGCAGCTAGCAAAATCCAGCATAGATAAGCTGAGTGAACGCAAGACCGCCGTGGACAGAGAAAGAGCCGGCGCCGAGTCCGAGCTGTCGAgggcgcgcgccatggcgaaggaGCTGGAGCGCCAAATAGAGCAGGCCAAGGCCCGGGCGTCGTCCAAGAGGTCAGAGCCTCACACAATGCGGCCGGCGACCAGGGCAAGCAAGACGGGACACGGTGCGCCGCGCTCGCAGGGGGAGCGGCGCGACGCTGCCGAGTACGCGGAGGTGTCGCGGGAGCTGAACCGTGCCAGGCAGGAGCTGCTCAGGCTGCGGCTGGAGGTCAAGTCCGCGGCGGAGGCCAAGGCCAAGGCCGAGAGCGACATCGTGTCGTCGGCGATAAACATCCAGTCTAACCTGCTCGCTGCCGACGAGATGAAGCGGCTGGTGGACGAGGCGAACGAGGAGCACGTCCTGGTGGAGCTCGCGCGCATCGAGGCCGAGCGGGAGCGCCGCGAGATCGACGCCCAGCGGTGTGCCGAGGCCGAGCGGTTCGCCCGGGAAATGGAGGCCACCAGGGCTAAGATCGAGGCGCTACGGAAGGACCTGAGCCGcgcccgggaaatggaggcgaagCTCGCGGTGACGAACGCTGACGTGGAGGTCCTACAGGCCGAGATGGAGCTGGTCCGTGCCATGGAGAGGAACAGTGTCAAGAACGACGGCACTGCGGACGTGGAGGCTGAGGACAAGGCGCTGCTGCGGACTGCGGAGGCCGAGCTGGATGCCGCCAAGAAGGAGCTGGATAGCATCAAGGCCGGGAGCTTCCAGTTCATGACGTCCATGGACAGCGCGCGCACCGAGATCATGCGGGTCTCCGAGGAAGTGAACCGGCTCAAGGCGCAGGAGAAGAAGGCGGACGCGCAGGTGCAGCAGCTGAACGCCAAGTTGCTGAAGGCGAGGGCCCGGCTGGAGGCCCTCACGGAGACCAGCGAGCGGTCCAAAGCGATCGTTTCAAATATGACGTCGGCACTGCAGCAGCTGCAGGACGAGAAGAAGGCGGCGATGAAAGAGGAGGAGCTGAACGAGCTTGAGCAACGGTGCGTGCGCGCCGAGACCGAGAACGCGAACGCCGAGATCGCAGCGACCGAGGCACGGATGCAGCAGTCTGTGAAGGAGCTCGAGGCGGCGAAGACGGCCGAGGCCGCGGCGATGAAGAAGCTCAAGGCCGCCGTGGAAGGCACAATGCAGGCGAGGGCGTCACGGCGGTCGGGGACCATAACCATCTCGCGGTTCGAGTACGAGTACCTGAGCGGGCGCGCGGCGCTGGTCCGCGTGGTGGCCGACAAGAAGGTGTCCGCGGCGCAGGCGTGGGTGCAGGCGCTCAAGGCCGGCGAGAAGGAGCtggcggcgcgcgcggaggccaCGGAGCGCGTGACAGCCGAGCTGCGCGCCAGGGAGGccgaggcggcggcggaggcggagAGCGCGGCGGGCGAGCAGAAGGCGCTGGAGCAGGAGCTATACGACCTGAACGCGGTGGCGGAGCGGGACGGGCTGCTGTGCGCGTACCCGCGACGGCGGTCGACCAGGGTGTCGGCGACGATGCGGAGGACGAGGGCGCGGCGGTCGTCCGTGTCTTCGTCGGCGGGGATCCGGAACCCGCGGACGCCCTCGTTCACCATCAAGAGGAAGAAGAAGGTGATGCCCAGCCTCTTCAAGCTGATCAAACAGAGGAAAGACGAGCGCGCGAGCTGA